The segment GCGTTCCAGAAGCTCCCGAAGGTCGCGCAGCCCTCGGTCGTGCACCTCTGGGATCACGACCTGCCGCGCACGGCGACGCGCAAGGTCAAGCGCAGCGACGTGAAGGGCGTGCTCGCCAAGCTCGCGAGCGCCTCGGCCATGCCCGCGGGCGAGGGCGGCGGCGCGACGAGCGCCTCGGCGCGCCACGCGATCGCCACGATCGCGAACAAGAAGTCGACCGATCTCGCGCCGGGGATGAGCCTGCGCGGCGATCTGCGGTTCGACTCGCTCATGGCCATGGAGCTCGCGGCGGCGCTCGAGTCGCAGACGGGCCGGGCGATCGACACCGATCGGCTCTCGCGTTGCGACACCGTGGGTGACGTGGAGGCGCTCGTCGTCGAGCTCGGCGGCGAGGCCGCGCACGAGGCCGAGCTCGCGAAGGTCGAGGAGGCCGAGGACGAGCCGATCAAGCTCCCGAGGCCGGTCGCCGACGCGGCCAAGCAGCTGCTCGGCAAGGCCCAGATGAACTTCTACGACCGGGTGATGCAACCCAAGGTCTACGGAAGGGCCTACATCCCGCACAACCGGAACACGATCGTCGCCTCGAACCACGCGAGCCACCTCGACATGGGGTTCGTCAAGTACGCCCTCGGCGCGTACGGCGACGAGCTCGTCTCGCTCGCGGCGCAGGACTATTTCTTCGAGGCGGGGAAATGGCGCCGCGCGTATTTCGAGAACCTGACGAACCTCGCGCCCTTCGACCGGAAGGGAGGCCTCCGGCAGGCGCTCCGCCAGGCGGGCGACCTGCTCGATCAGGGGAGCACGGTCCTGATCTTCCCGGAGGGCACGCGGAGCACGGACGGCCAGATCCACGAGTTTGGCGCGGCGATCGGTCACCTCGCGCTGCATCACGAGGTCGACATCCTCCCGGTTTGGCTGGGCGGGACCTACGAGGCCCTGCCCAAGGGCGCGAGCTTCCTGAAGAAGCGCAACCTCACGGCGCGGATCGGCCCGCCGCTCGAGGTGCGCGAGCTCAGGCGCCTCACGGCCGGGATGAAGACGACCGTGGCGTGCCGCAAGGTCGCGGAGCTGACGCGGCAGGCGGTGGTGATGCTCAAGGAGGGCAAGGTGCTCGACATCCGGCAGATCGACCGGATCGAGGAGGCGACGCCCAGGCAGGAGCACCCGCTCGTCGTCCTGTTCCGCGACCTCGAGACGAAGTTCGTCCCGGGCCGCGTGAACGCGCCGGTCACGTATTACTTCACGCTCGGCAACGAGAACGAGGCGAAATGGACGCTCCGCGTCGAGCCGAACCGGTGCGAGGCGAAGATGGGCAAACCCGAGGGCGCCGCCGCCGATTGCGTGCTCAAGACGAGCCCCGAGATCTTCCTCAAGATCGTGCGTGAGGCCTACACGCCGAGCCCGATGGAGTTCATGTCGGGCGCCGTGAAATCGAACGACATCTCCCTGCTCCTGACCTTCCAGAAGGTATTCGATCTCGCATGAGCCGCTATCTCGTCACGGGCGCAACGGGGTTTCTCGGACGTCACCTCGTCTCGGTGCTGCTCTCGGGTGGCCACCAGGTGGTGGCGCTTTGCCGCAAGGAGCCCGCGGGCTTCGCCGGGAAAGAGGGATTTTCGGTCGCCCTCGGCGACGTGCTCGACGCGGAGAGCGTCAAGCGCGCGGCCGAGGGGTGCGAGGGGCTGTTTCATTGTGCGGGCCGGGTCTCGCGGCGGCCGGAGGACGCCGAGGCGCTCTTCCGGGTGCACGTCGAGGGGACGAAGATCACGCTCGACGCGGCGCGGGCCGCGGGCGTGAAGCGCGTCGTTCTGGCGAGCACGAGCGGCACGATCGCCGTCAGCCGCGAGCCCGAGGTCCTCGACGAGACGGCCTTGCCGCCGCAGGACGTGATCGCGCGCTGGCCGTATTACCGGTCGAAGCTCTACGCCGAGAAGGCCGCCCTCGATCGTAATGGCCCGGGCTTCGAGGTCGTCTCGGTCAATCCCTCGCTCCTGCTCGGTCCGGGCGACGTGCTCGGCTCGTCCACGGGCGACATCGTGAAGTTCATGGAGAAGCGCGTCCCCATGATCCCGGGCGGCGGCCTGTCGTTCGTGGACACGCGCGACGCCGCGGCGACGATGCTCGCGGCGATGGAGAAGGGCCGGGCGGGGGAAAAATACCTGCTTGGCGCGAAAAACCTGACGTTCGAGGTGTTCTTCGGGATGCTCGAGCGCGTGAGCGGCGTGAAAGGCCCGACCATGAAGGCGCCGAAGAGCCTGCTCCTGGCGCAGGCGGGTGCGGAGATCATGGAGCGGATCGCCAGGCGGATGAACACGGAGAGCCCGATCGACCGGGTGAGCGCGGAGATGAGCCAGCATTACTGGTACCTCGACGCGAAGAAGGCGAGCCGGGAGCTCGGCTTCGCGCCGCGGGACGCGATCGAGACGCTCTCCGACACGGTGAAGGACCTCCGCGACCGCGGGGTCGTCTGGCCCAAGGATTGAGCTCGCCCCGGCGCGAGCCTACATAGGTCACGATGACGCACGACGATCTCCTCGGCCGATTCGTGAACTTGCCGGTGCGGCGCCTGGGCCCGCCGGGCGCGTTCCTCTCCGTCGATTCGAGGGATCTGCGGCCCAACGCGCCCGTCGTTCTCCTGCCCCGGGGCGAGGTCCCCGCGGGCACCAAGGAGGGCGACGAGCTCGACGTCTTCGTCTACCTCGATTCGGAGGGCCGGCCGATCGCGACGTTACGCAGGCCCAACGTGTCGCTCGACGAGGTCGCGTTCCTCGAGGTGAAGGACGTCAACCGGTACGGGGCGTTCTTCGATTGGGGCCTGCCGAAGGAGCTGCTCGTGCCGTACGCCGAGCAGACGCGCGACGTGCGCGTGGGCGAGCGGCACCCCGTCGGGCTCTTCCTCGACGATCGGGGGCGGCTCGCCGGGACGATGCGCGTGAGCGAGCTCTTGCGGGATCAGGGTGATTACGAGCTCGACGAATGGATCGAGGGCGAGGCGTGGCGGAACGACCCCGACATCGGCCTCTTCGTCATCCTCTCGCGGAAGGTGGTCGGCCTCGTCCCGGCGTACGAGCCGCACGGGCTCTCGCGCGGCGAGGCGGCGCGTTTTCGGGTGGCGAACATCCTGCCCGACGGCAAGGTCGAGCTCTCCTTGCGCGGGCACGCGCACGAGGAAATCGAGAACGACGCGGCGCGTGTGCTCGCGGTGCTCGGCCGTCCGGGCGCGCCGCCCGTCGGGGACCGGTCGAGCCCCGAGCAGATCCGGTCGATGTTCAACCTCAGCAAGAAGGCCTTCAAGCGGGCCGTCGGCCACCTCTTGAAGGAGCGCGTGGTCACCGTGGACCCGAAGGGGTTCCTCGTGCCAAACCGGCGCTAGCGACGAACGCGGCCGATTCATTGGTCACCGCAGAGACCATGGTTCGAAAAAGCCGATGGTCCACGACGCGTGTGTCACCTTCTGTATCGATTCCGTGACAGAGCCGCGCGCCGCTTTGCGTCATATCGGCGAGAATCCAGAAAGTTGCGCGGGGAGGGCTTGACGCTCCGACGTCTCTTTCTATACGGTCATAGTCGTCGAGGGGGACGACGATTGCTTGCGACCGTCGTGGTAACAGCTCTCTCCAGGGGTCCTTGATGAGCTTTGCAGGCTTTGTATTGCGTGGCCAGGGAGGGGACACGCCCCTCTTCCCGCCCGGGGAAGGCCCGGCGCGCGTGGCCCTGGTGGAGCACCCGGATCCGCTGTGCCGGATGCGCGGTATGATCAGCTTGCAGCGCGACGGGGTGGCGCATTCTTATGAGATACGCGACCGTCGCGAGGTATCGATGGTGGAGTCCTTGCTGGGGCTCGCGCGCGGGCGGACGGTGGTCAAAGCGGCGGACGACTTCGAGGCGCCGCGCACGGTGATGTATTTCGACGTGCCCGAGGGCCGGAGCCCGGAGAGCATCGCGGCGAAGCTGAGCCAGATCCTGCTCGGCGAGGTGAAGGGCTTCTATCGCGTGCTGCAGGAGCAGAACGCATTTCACGAGTCGATCGGCGTCTTCGAGGCGCTGCGCAAGGTGGCAGGCAACCCGCGGGTGGTCGTGAGCCGGCACCAGGGCGGCGGCGGCGCCGAGAACCTCTTCGATGCGGCCCGCGCTGCGAACCCGAGCGTCGCGGCGGCCACGGCCGTGACCGTGAAGAGGCGCAAGGAGGGCGATTTCAAGGAGGAGTCGGCCGACCGGAAGGATCGCTTTCAGAAGAACGGGGCGTGCGTCA is part of the Polyangium spumosum genome and harbors:
- a CDS encoding NAD-dependent epimerase/dehydratase family protein; this translates as MSRYLVTGATGFLGRHLVSVLLSGGHQVVALCRKEPAGFAGKEGFSVALGDVLDAESVKRAAEGCEGLFHCAGRVSRRPEDAEALFRVHVEGTKITLDAARAAGVKRVVLASTSGTIAVSREPEVLDETALPPQDVIARWPYYRSKLYAEKAALDRNGPGFEVVSVNPSLLLGPGDVLGSSTGDIVKFMEKRVPMIPGGGLSFVDTRDAAATMLAAMEKGRAGEKYLLGAKNLTFEVFFGMLERVSGVKGPTMKAPKSLLLAQAGAEIMERIARRMNTESPIDRVSAEMSQHYWYLDAKKASRELGFAPRDAIETLSDTVKDLRDRGVVWPKD
- a CDS encoding S1 RNA-binding domain-containing protein, with protein sequence MTHDDLLGRFVNLPVRRLGPPGAFLSVDSRDLRPNAPVVLLPRGEVPAGTKEGDELDVFVYLDSEGRPIATLRRPNVSLDEVAFLEVKDVNRYGAFFDWGLPKELLVPYAEQTRDVRVGERHPVGLFLDDRGRLAGTMRVSELLRDQGDYELDEWIEGEAWRNDPDIGLFVILSRKVVGLVPAYEPHGLSRGEAARFRVANILPDGKVELSLRGHAHEEIENDAARVLAVLGRPGAPPVGDRSSPEQIRSMFNLSKKAFKRAVGHLLKERVVTVDPKGFLVPNRR